In the genome of Candida dubliniensis CD36 chromosome 3, complete sequence, the window CATTCCATTTTTCCCAAGATTATAAATTGACACTTGCTCCTGAATTAcaagaaacaattgattcttTGAAAACAATGTTTTTAGAACAAGGACAAGGGAAACAGATTGAATGGCTTTGGAATCATGGGAGAGCTGAAGTTAAGGCATATTTAACTAAAGGTAAAGGTGGCAAaccatttaattttattgtttcaCAAGTACAACTTATGGTATTATTGGCTTATAATAAATCCAAAAGTTATACATTAGATCAATTAGTAGAAATTGTTGGAATTAAAAAGGAAACTTTACAAAATCATGTAAGTCCATttgttaaatttaaattactTAAAGAGGAAGGTGATCAATTAGTATTGGTTGATCATTATCCATCAAGAAAGAATAAAGTCAGTTTTATTAGTGCTATCactaaaactaaagaaGATGAAGGTGAAGAAATTGCTAAAGAAGTACAACAATCAAGAATGATATTTTTGGAAGCTTCTATTGTTAGAATAatgaaactgaaaaaacTGATGAAacctaataatttattaaatgaagTTTTAGTTCAAGCTGGTAATAGATTTAGTGCAAAGAATATTGATGTCAAAAGAGCCATTGATagtttaattgataaagaatATCTTAAAAGAAATGGTGATGATTATGAGTATAATAgttgaatgaaaaaaaaaataaatcatacAAATaatgccaaaaaaaaaaaaaaaaataacatcCATTTTCTTTCGTTTTGAAGGTTTAAATCGAGTGCTAagctatatatatatatatatataagtaTGTTTAACTATTTGGTGTATTttagaaacaaaaatttctatcatcttttcttttttttttttttttcagttttatttctatattgttattagaattattataaatatcacACTATACCCTAACCATTActattaccattaccattaccattacctAAAACCCAAATCCACCTTTAGAATAAGCCATTGGTTTTAAATCAGGATGAGGAACAGCTTCAAAAGTTTCTGTAGTTAATATCCAAggacaatttttttcttcaacatGTTTATAACCTTGACCATCatctaattcttttttataatttgaattttcttcaatatgAATCACTCCACCTAAATTACCAGTAGAATCACAATAATTTGGAGCACTGAAAACTGTCATTAATCTACCATTTTGTTCTACTTCTATTCCATTCATTCTAACTTCATGAGATCgaataatttttctaattttatttgataaacaaaatctTTCAGTAATATCGGGACCAAATTGCATACCAATCCCTCTTTTAGAAGGAGAACGACCATTTATTTCTTGAGGATCAGTCCATAATAATTCCATAGCTAATCCTTCTTTTGGTGGTTGAGAAGATCCATTATTAGGGAATcgattaattgatttaatatctTCAAGGGTTACTTTATCATTAGAAAATAATCCTCCATGCATACATAAATAagtttgattaattaaacaaGCTAAAGGTAATGCACCAAATGATTGATTAAATGCTtcgaaaatttttttagaatatttaaattcacATTCATCAGTAAATCCATAAGTTTTATTCATATCATTAGTTTCATGATTACCAcgattaataaaaattgatttaggataaagaatttttaaaacatataaatataatgcCACTTCACATGACCAAGATCCtctatcaacaaaatctccattaaataaatatatatgatCTTGAGTTACATGaccaaatttattaaataaatttaataaatcataaaATTGTCCATGAGTATCACCAACAACAGTTAATTTTTTACCACCAATGATTTGATCATTTTTACCATTAGagttattaattttatcattattggaagtaaaatcaatttgtgaatgtaataatgatatttctGTCAtggtgttttcatttttcaatatttcaTAAACTTTTGCAACTATAGCAAAAACGTGTCGTTTTGGTAATTTACCACCgtttttaaataatttaatcatatatttcaaataatcatGATTTAATCCTTCAATATTCACAATCACATCTGATTTCTTATCTTCAgttttggtggtggtgctggtggtgctggtggtgctggtgctggtTGTTATGTTTAATTCTGGACCTGACcaagatttttcaatttgtatactttgataatcaattttattaaaaatcgattcattatcatcattcCCAGCAATAGCTTTTTCAAATGCTTGtctttttaaataattagtacattgtttataattttctaatgtcaatttatcattaggtaattttttcaatataaatttaaaattttctaATGCTTGTTTATGTTTTAAAATTGCCATTAATGATACTCCTTTACGATAATATgcttttaaaaaattattatctaaTTTAATAGCTAAATCACAATCTTGAATGGCTAATCCAtaattttctaatttgatttgaacTTGAGCTCTATtagaataaaaaattgcATTTTCggaatcaatttcaatggCTTTGGTATAGGCTTCTATGGCTTCATCATATTTATGttgtttcaataaattgttCCCCTTATCTTTCCATTCAACAGCTTCTTCTTTAGGTGATGACATCTTGTATGGGTTGTTGATAGTAAATGTTTAGATAGTTGTAGTTGAAAGGATTAACttggaaaaatttaattaaaaattgttgtgaaaaatttcaatttccaaaaattaagaatcaacaacaaaaaaaaaaaattttccattgttcttcttcattcTTCATTCTTCATTCTTCTCACTCGgcatttcttttttactTTTCGTTTTTTGGTCCAAAAGGGTTTTCCAATTCTCGGGATTATTATGATCACTTTATTGTCTGAAAAAGGGACAACAGGATAATAGATATCTCAAAATGATTTAGAGTAGTGAAACTGATTGAAAGACAAGTTG includes:
- a CDS encoding serine/threonine-protein phosphatase T, putative (Similar to S. cerevisiae PPT1); protein product: MSSPKEEAVEWKDKGNNLLKQHKYDEAIEAYTKAIEIDSENAIFYSNRAQVQIKLENYGLAIQDCDLAIKLDNNFLKAYYRKGVSLMAILKHKQALENFKFILKKLPNDKLTLENYKQCTNYLKRQAFEKAIAGNDDNESIFNKIDYQSIQIEKSWSGPELNITTSTSTTSTTSTTTKTEDKKSDVIVNIEGLNHDYLKYMIKLFKNGGKLPKRHVFAIVAKVYEILKNENTMTEISLLHSQIDFTSNNDKINNSNGKNDQIIGGKKLTVVGDTHGQFYDLLNLFNKFGHVTQDHIYLFNGDFVDRGSWSCEVALYLYVLKILYPKSIFINRGNHETNDMNKTYGFTDECEFKYSKKIFEAFNQSFGALPLACLINQTYLCMHGGLFSNDKVTLEDIKSINRFPNNGSSQPPKEGLAMELLWTDPQEINGRSPSKRGIGMQFGPDITERFCLSNKIRKIIRSHEVRMNGIEVEQNGRLMTVFSAPNYCDSTGNLGGVIHIEENSNYKKELDDGQGYKHVEEKNCPWILTTETFEAVPHPDLKPMAYSKGGFGF